A stretch of the Ornithodoros turicata isolate Travis chromosome 4, ASM3712646v1, whole genome shotgun sequence genome encodes the following:
- the LOC135391240 gene encoding LOW QUALITY PROTEIN: pleckstrin homology domain-containing family J member 1-like (The sequence of the model RefSeq protein was modified relative to this genomic sequence to represent the inferred CDS: deleted 1 base in 1 codon), which translates to MRFNEKEMATVAAGVADKEGRLNHRSLSFREVFKERWFKLKGNLLFYFRLNEYGGVYESEPVGVFIIEYCKIQNEPAVEKSFAFSMSFLDDVDRKHLFTCTTQKHCDEWVSCLQQASYEYQRGRLLYMQQKILELTGRDPLADFISRRNGNAPGSVKALQKIQTVRMVRNGRPCGIDAFSS; encoded by the exons ATGCGGTTCAACGAAAAAGAGATGGCCACTGTCGCCGCGGGCGTTGCTGACAAAGAAGGCAGACTTAACCATCGAAGTCTCAGCTTCAGAGAAG TGTTCAAGGAACGATGGTTCAAACTCAAGGGGAATTTGTTGTTCTATTTTCGCCTCAACGAGTACGGCGGTGTGTATGAATCAGAG CCCGTAGGAGTCTTCATCATTGAGTACTGCAAGATACAAAACGAGCCGGCTGTTGAA AAATCGTTTGCCTTCTCGATGT CGTTCCTTGATGACGTGGACCGCAAGCATTTATTCACCTGCACGACCCAGAAACACTGCGATGAATGGGTCAGTTGTCTTCAGCAAGCAAG CTACGAATATCAAAGAGGAAGGCTGTTGTACATGCAACAAAAGATTTTGGAGCTGACAGGAAGG GACCCTCTTGCAGATTTCATTAGTAGACGTAACGGAAATGCTCCTGGCAGCGTTAAAGCCCTGCAGAAAATTCAGACAGTGAGG ATGGTAAGAAACGGAAGACCGTGTGGCATTGACGCCTTCTCATCGTGA